One genomic segment of Mycolicibacterium psychrotolerans includes these proteins:
- a CDS encoding MarR family transcriptional regulator produces MASESERRDPIAAARANWEKSGWGDVADGMVAVTSVMRAHQILLARVENALRPYDLSFSRFELLRLLAFSRTGALPITKASDRLQVHVTSVTHAIRRLESDGLVERIPHPTDGRTTLVRLTDLGRSTVEDATVTLNSDVFADIGVSDAQSRALAESIRALRHSAGDF; encoded by the coding sequence GTGGCCAGCGAGTCGGAGCGACGGGATCCGATCGCGGCGGCGCGCGCCAACTGGGAGAAGTCCGGTTGGGGCGACGTGGCCGACGGCATGGTCGCGGTGACATCGGTGATGCGCGCGCACCAGATCCTGCTGGCCCGCGTCGAGAATGCGTTGCGGCCCTACGACCTCAGCTTCTCGCGGTTCGAACTGCTGCGGCTGCTGGCGTTCAGCCGCACCGGCGCGCTGCCGATCACGAAGGCCTCCGACCGGCTGCAGGTGCACGTCACCAGCGTCACCCACGCGATCCGGCGACTGGAGTCCGACGGGCTGGTCGAGCGGATCCCGCATCCGACCGACGGGCGGACCACCCTGGTCCGGCTGACCGATCTGGGCCGCTCCACCGTCGAGGACGCCACCGTCACGCTCAACAGCGACGTGTTCGCCGACATCGGTGTCTCCGACGCGCAGTCGCGCGCGCTGGCCGAGTCGATCCGCGCA